The Drechmeria coniospora strain ARSEF 6962 chromosome 02, whole genome shotgun sequence genome has a segment encoding these proteins:
- a CDS encoding integral membrane protein: protein MSVKFERDTVKQTVQNVMSGTLPKDGQIPGTSGRHPLAETVGTALTGGIQNAGTKGYLAAYIKQLESNPLRTKMLTAGSLAGAQELIASWLAKDRNKHGHYFTSRVPKMAAYGALVSAPLGHILIFLLQKVFRGRTSLKAKIMQIIVSNLIIAPIQNSIYLVAMALIAGARTYHQVRATVKVGFWRVMRVSWVTSPICLAFAQKFLPDQLWVPFFNIISFIIGTYINTTTKKKRLAALRRKHFGDSRDARSGGMGRPDDYPPPPMGPNPPY, encoded by the exons ATGTCGGTCAAGTTTGAGAGGGACACGGTCAAGCAGACGGTGCAGAACGTCATGTCTGGAACTCTTCCAAAGGACGGCCAGATCCCCGGCACCAGTGGAAGACATCCCCTTGCCGAAACGGTCGGCACGGCCCTCACCGGCGGCATCCAAAATGCTGGAACCAAGGGCTATCTGGCG GCCTACATCAAGCAGCTCGAATCCAACCCTCTGCGGACGAAAATGCTTACCGCTGGTTCTCTCGCCGGTGCCCAAGAGCTCATCGCCTCTTGGCTTGCCAAGGACCGCAACAAGCATGGCCACTACTTCACATCGCGCGTCCCCAAGATGGCCGCCTACGGCGCTCTTGTCAGCGCCCCTCTGGGCCACATCCTCATCTTTCTTCTGCAGAAAGTTTTCCGCGGCCGCACCAGCCTGAAGGCCAAGATTATGCAGATCATCGTCAGCAACTTGATT ATTGCGCCCATCCAAAACAGCATCTATCTCGTTGCCATGGCTTTGATTGCGGGCGCCCGCACCTACCATCAGGTCCGCGCCACCGTCAAGGTTGGCTTCTGGAGGGTCATGCGCGTCTCCTGGGTCACGTCGCCCATCTGTCTCGCATTTGCCCAAAAGTTCCTGCCCGACCAGCTTTGGGTGCCTTTCTTCAACATCATCTCCTTCATTATCGGCACCTACATCAACACCACGACCAAGAAGAagcgcctcgccgccctgcgcCGAAAGCACTTTGGCGACAGCCGTGATGCTCGCTCCGGTGGCATGGGTAGGCCCGATGACTACCCTCCACCCCCGATGGGCCCGAATCCTCC